A window of Solea senegalensis isolate Sse05_10M linkage group LG20, IFAPA_SoseM_1, whole genome shotgun sequence contains these coding sequences:
- the prrt1 gene encoding proline-rich transmembrane protein 1, which produces MSTEKHGLDDSGRQTMQPPPYLPSWQDPSAGQHPGMAPAPGTQPSYPPPPPPPGSDGYLQETQFHSGPLGPPGAPQGYTVQTQGPGGNVPHPPVGYLHPGYPLQLQPCTAYVPVYPMASGQPYMPAGGAHAGIPPGQIHPMQMPPSITLMDRRPPHDYLPIAVLTTVCCFWPTGIIAIIKAVQVRTAIARGDMVSAEIASREARNFSFISLAVGIASIVLCTILTVVVIIASQHHDDDWEP; this is translated from the exons ATGTCGACGGAAAAAcacg gTCTGGATGACTCTGGTCGCCAGACCATGCAGCCCCCTCCGTACCTCCCCAGCTGGCAGGACCCCAGCGCGGGCCAACACCCTGGCATGGCCCCCGCCCCGGGCACCCAGCCCAGctaccctcctcctcctcctcccccggGCTCAGACGGCTACCTCCAGGAAACCCAGTTCCATAGCGGCCCACTGGGACCTCCCGGGGCCCCACAGGGCTACACTGTACAGACCCAGGGTCCCGGGGGCAATGTGCCTCACCCGCCGGTCGGATACCTCCACCCGGGCTACCCTCTCCAGCTGCAGCCCTGCACCGCTTACGTACCCGTCTACCCGATGGCATCG GGTCAGCCCTACATGCCAGCTGGAGGAGCCCACGCAGGTATACCACCAGGCCAGATTCATCCCATGCAAATGCCACCCAGCATCACACTGATGGACCGCCGGCCGCCGCACGACTACCTGCCCATCGCTGTCCTCACCACTGTCTGCTGCTTCTGGCCGACGGGCATCATCGCCATCATCAAAGCTGTGCAG GTGCGTACGGCGATAGCCAGAGGGGACATGGTGTCGGCAGAAATAGCCTCCCGCGAGGCGCGCAACTTCTCCTTCATCAGCCTGGCCGTCGGCATCGCCTCCATCGTGCTGTGCACCATCCTCACCGTGGTGGTCATCATCGCCTCGCAGCACCATGACGACGACTGGGAGCCGTAG
- the LOC122786514 gene encoding zinc finger and BTB domain-containing protein 12-like: MEMLCFRLPGHGDKTLQHMNSLRSRQHFCDITIVASNNQTFRGHKVVLAACSPFLRDQFLLNPSPKLQVSALYSSTVVCDLLLSCYTGMLQFNSEEIVNYLTAASYLQMEHIVERCRGALKKYVQLKNPKVTTEESPAQPMIVSGSVRTVASPPASQPSTVDPQSAVENNSDMSAQDSGQHHHESPVLDEPCIKVHASDEDESRPEDYDVFRVYVSEEEQMSRSREEETGAPTDGSQDAACYPETDGVVFGAEGGEYDVDLSTGGLSVEGLRAFRRRWPDPKIGRGRGSGSKGRGFKRRRWVSSQEKRPPGIAHHQDLWYLATPGLGGSLGLDYNQDGLKTGSYVSVDLPRLDFSVGDAQGEKASPLAANTVNQYSLEESSCGAGEGSSGLSGGAKEGGDESVAVVGSTSSVAGHVICEHCGMTFPTAHALAVHSRTMHLLYTCPCCGKNFHNSVNFNRHMAVHRGGGKTHQCPLCYKTFTQKSTLIDHMNLHSGERPHRCAYCHARFAHKPALRRHLKEQHGKTTGQNSLHEQEEIERAREAAGRIREEEQECLVTAQVS; encoded by the exons ATGGAGATGCTGTGTTTCCGTTTGCCGGGTCATGGGGACAAGACCCTGCAACACATGAATTCACTGAGATCCAGGCAGCACTTCTGTGACATCACCATTGTTGCCAGCAACAACCAGACATTCAGGGGACATAAAGTGGTGCTTGCTGCCTGCTCACCCTTCCTGAGGGATCAGTTCCTCCTCAACCCATCCCCGAAGCTTCAG GTGTCAGCGCTGTACAGCTCCACTGTGGTGTGTGATCTGCTCCTGTCGTGTTACACTGGCATGTTGCAGTTTAACTCCGAGGAGATTGTCAACTACCTAACTGCTGCCAGTTATCTGCAGATGGAACATATAGTGGAGCGCTGCCGAGGAGCTCTGAAGAAGTATGTACAGCTGAAGAACCCCAAG GTGACCACAGAGGAGAGTCCGGCTCAACCAATGATTGTGAGTGGCAGCGTCCGCACTGTTGCATCTCCCCCCGCCAGCCAACCCTCCACTGTGGACCCTCAAAGTGCTGTGGAGAACAACAGTGATATGTCTGCTCAGGACAGCGGTCAGCACCACCATGAAAGTCCTGTGCTTGACGAGCCGTGTATTAAG GTTCACGCGTCAGATGAGGACGAGTCCAGACCGGAGGATTACGATGTGTTTCGAGTATACGTCTCTGAAGAGGAGCAGATGAGCAgaagcagggaggaggagacaggagctCCCACTGATGGATCTCAGGATGCTGCTTGTTACCCAGAGACGGATGGTGTCGTGTTCGGAGCAGAAGGCGGTGAATATGATGTAGATCTCAGCACTGGTGGACTTTCGGTGGAAGGTCTGCGTGCTTTCAGACGCAGGTGGCCTGATCCTAAAATCGGCCGGGGCAGAGGGAGTGGCAGCAAGGGGAGGGGTTTCAAAAGGAGAAGGTGGGTGTCTTCTCAGGAGAAAAGGCCTCCAGGTATTGCTCACCACCAGGATTTGTGGTACCTGGCAACTCCTGGATTAGGAGGGAGTCTCGGGCTGGACTACAACCAAGATGGGCTCAAGACGGGAAGCTATGTATCAGTTGACCTCCCACGCCTAGACTTCAGTGTGGGTGATGCTCAGGGAGAAAAGGCTTCACCACTGGCAGCTAACACTGTGAACCAGTATTCCTTGGAGGAGTCCAGCTGTGGTGCAGGTGAGGGTAGTTCAGGGTTAAGCGGTGGAGCAAAAGAAGGAGGCGACGAGTCCGTCGCGGTCGTTGGGTCAACTTCAAGCGTAGCGGGGCACGTCATATGTGAGCACTGTGGCATGACTTTCCCCACAGCCCACGCTTTAGCAGTCCACTCCCGCACCATGCACCTGCTGTACACCTGCCCCTGCTGCGGGAAGAACTTCCACAACTCCGTCAACTTCAACCGGCACATGGCTGTGCACCGGGGAGGCGGCAAAACCCACCAGTGTCCACTGTGCTACAAGACTTTCACTCAAAAATCCACACTGATCGACCACATGAACCTCCACAGTGGCGAGCGGCCACACCGCTGCGCCTACTGCCATGCCCGCTTTGCCCATAAGCCCGCGCTACGGCGCCACCTGAAGGAGCAACACGGGAAAACCACGGGGCAAAACTCTCTTCACGAGCAGGAGGAGATAGAGAGGGCGAGAGAAGCTGCTGGAAGAATACGAGAGGAAGAACAGGAATGTCTGGTGACTGCACAAGTCTCATAG
- the nelfe gene encoding negative elongation factor E isoform X2 yields the protein MLVFPNSLTEEEEALQKKFAKLKKKKKALHALKKQSSTNQTNQSGLKRTLTDQPVVDTATATEQAKMLVKSGAISAIKSENKNSGFKRSRMLEIKLKDPEKGPIPAFLPFQRSVSTDEEQPESGKRAHRKSLYESFVSSSDRYRDEDDAGATPSSRETDRDRDRERDREREREPDRERDQEPDRERERDREMDRDRERDRERDRSRDRDRERERDRERERDRDGPFRRSDSYPERRGVRKGNTVYVYGSGLVEDNLRSAFSQHGNIIDLSMDNPRNCAFITFEKMESADQAVAELNGATVGDVHIKVSIARKQPMLDAATGKSVWASLAVQNSTKGSYRDKRNQVVYSEDFLG from the exons ATGTTGGTGTTTCCCAATTCATTAACGGAAGAAGAGGAGGCCCTGCAAAAGAAATTTgcaaaactaaagaaaaag AAAAAGGCACTACATGCCCTGAAGAAGCAGAGTTCCACCAACCAGACAAACCAGAGTGGATTGAAACGGA CATTGACGGACCAGCCTGTCGTtgacacagcaacagcaacCGAGCAAGCAAAGATGCTGGTTAAGTCAGGTGCCATCAGCGCCATCAAGTCAGAGAACAAAAACTCGGGCTTTAAACGCTCTCGAATGCTGGAGATAAAACTCAAG GACCCTGAAAAAGGACCAATTCCTGCTTTCCTCCCCTTCCAAAGGAGTGTTTCTACAGATGAAGAACAGCCGGAG TCTGGAAAGAGAGCCCACAGGAAATCTCTGTACGAGAGCTTTGTCAGCTCAAGTGACCGATACCGGGACGAGGACGATGCAGGCGCCACGCCGTCCAGCCGTGagacggacagagacagagacagagagcgtgaccgagagcgagagcgagagccGGACAGGGAGCGTGACCAAGAGCCGGACAGGGAgcgggagagagacagagaaatggaCAGGGATAGAGAAAGAGACCGAGAGCGAGACCGAAGCAGGGACAGGGAtcgagagcgagagcgagacaGGGAGCGAGAGCGAGACCGAGATGGACCGTTTAGAC GGTCAGACTCGTACCCAGAGCGGCGAGGAGTGAGAAAGGGCAACACTGTGTATGTTTACGGCTCTGGACTGGTTGAGGACAACCTGCGCTCTGCCTTCAGTCAACATGGAAATATAATCGACCTCTCCATGGATAACCCACGCAA TTGTGCATTTATCACTTTTGAGAAGATGGAGTCTGCAGACCAGGCTGTGGCAGAG TTGAACGGAGCCACAGTGGGAGACGTTCACATTAAAGTCAGCATTGCCAGGAAGCAGCCCATGCTTGATGCTGCCACTGGAAAGTCTGTGTGGGCTTCACTCG CTGTGCAGAACAGCACTAAAGGCTCCTACAGGGACAAGAGGAACCAAGTGGTCTACAGTGAGGATTTCCTTGGATGA
- the nelfe gene encoding negative elongation factor E isoform X1 produces the protein MCVCEFSIMLVFPNSLTEEEEALQKKFAKLKKKKKALHALKKQSSTNQTNQSGLKRTLTDQPVVDTATATEQAKMLVKSGAISAIKSENKNSGFKRSRMLEIKLKDPEKGPIPAFLPFQRSVSTDEEQPESGKRAHRKSLYESFVSSSDRYRDEDDAGATPSSRETDRDRDRERDREREREPDRERDQEPDRERERDREMDRDRERDRERDRSRDRDRERERDRERERDRDGPFRRSDSYPERRGVRKGNTVYVYGSGLVEDNLRSAFSQHGNIIDLSMDNPRNCAFITFEKMESADQAVAELNGATVGDVHIKVSIARKQPMLDAATGKSVWASLAVQNSTKGSYRDKRNQVVYSEDFLG, from the exons atgtgtgtgtgtg AATTTAGCATCATGTTGGTGTTTCCCAATTCATTAACGGAAGAAGAGGAGGCCCTGCAAAAGAAATTTgcaaaactaaagaaaaag AAAAAGGCACTACATGCCCTGAAGAAGCAGAGTTCCACCAACCAGACAAACCAGAGTGGATTGAAACGGA CATTGACGGACCAGCCTGTCGTtgacacagcaacagcaacCGAGCAAGCAAAGATGCTGGTTAAGTCAGGTGCCATCAGCGCCATCAAGTCAGAGAACAAAAACTCGGGCTTTAAACGCTCTCGAATGCTGGAGATAAAACTCAAG GACCCTGAAAAAGGACCAATTCCTGCTTTCCTCCCCTTCCAAAGGAGTGTTTCTACAGATGAAGAACAGCCGGAG TCTGGAAAGAGAGCCCACAGGAAATCTCTGTACGAGAGCTTTGTCAGCTCAAGTGACCGATACCGGGACGAGGACGATGCAGGCGCCACGCCGTCCAGCCGTGagacggacagagacagagacagagagcgtgaccgagagcgagagcgagagccGGACAGGGAGCGTGACCAAGAGCCGGACAGGGAgcgggagagagacagagaaatggaCAGGGATAGAGAAAGAGACCGAGAGCGAGACCGAAGCAGGGACAGGGAtcgagagcgagagcgagacaGGGAGCGAGAGCGAGACCGAGATGGACCGTTTAGAC GGTCAGACTCGTACCCAGAGCGGCGAGGAGTGAGAAAGGGCAACACTGTGTATGTTTACGGCTCTGGACTGGTTGAGGACAACCTGCGCTCTGCCTTCAGTCAACATGGAAATATAATCGACCTCTCCATGGATAACCCACGCAA TTGTGCATTTATCACTTTTGAGAAGATGGAGTCTGCAGACCAGGCTGTGGCAGAG TTGAACGGAGCCACAGTGGGAGACGTTCACATTAAAGTCAGCATTGCCAGGAAGCAGCCCATGCTTGATGCTGCCACTGGAAAGTCTGTGTGGGCTTCACTCG CTGTGCAGAACAGCACTAAAGGCTCCTACAGGGACAAGAGGAACCAAGTGGTCTACAGTGAGGATTTCCTTGGATGA
- the skiv2l gene encoding helicase SKI2W, whose protein sequence is MDRINVAPVGPMDLPLSLLEMGCSGRFELITHPLPGQPLPPHSTLPHGLPPTSLNLETEVENQFLRDPVWLPVHDTDFAFQKFLKVTKREPNVDSLLNCTQSPLHSGLSVVRDPTTGMLLDFKEVLQENTGLSAKNSLSLHRQPGPPSESLRGSNTNYPFLPGGMEELTLEQIKKKSELEQDIDFENDLLKIPPGFKAGIDFSDKDAKIAKPEVNLMSLLSTFVDIVDLQPEAEEKQEGKGGEKSPKLPRTNSLEDLGIKDAVSSSTPSENGKDEKSKPKENPEKKKKWAIPVDVASPCDDFYKRIPNPAFKWPFELDTFQKQAVLRLEAHDSVFVAAHTSAGKTVVAEYAIALSQKHMTRTIYTSPIKALSNQKFRDFKNTFGDVGLLTGDVQLSPESSCLIMTTEILRSMLYNGSEVIRDLEWVIFDEVHYINDAERGVVWEEVLIMLPDHVSIILLSATVPNAVEFSDWIGRIKKRHIYVISTMKRPVPLEHYLFTGNSTKTQKEMFLLVDATGNFLTKGYYAAVDAKKERTSKHAQSFGTRNTSQNTSASQDRTVWLTLLHFLSQRQQTPVVAFTFSRTRCDDNARSLDSMDLTTSIEKAEIHSFFQKSLSRLRGGDRQLPQILIMRDLLKRGIAVHHSGILPILKEVIEMLFSRGLVKVLFATETFAMGVNMPARTVVFDSIRKHDGTGFRNLLPGEYIQMAGRAGRRGLDATGTVIILCKAGVHEMADLHVMMLGKPTILQSQFRLTYTMILNLLRVEALRVTDMMRRSFSECHRDTQSQETRISQLKQTLSSLPPLDTEGQLSDLTSYYHTVTELRTTTEALQRAMLESVNGLKALSVGRVVVVNNKQHLNALGVILQVSSDSVNRAFTTLIICEKGNEEGEGKASNTSLPHLYNTALFVPEGPCSHTVQKLKFQDISGITVKTLKVIPDRIIDNYNKRQQPRFRLDPPGQAISTATQELLRLAEANPGGIAALDPVNDLQLKGVDVVENSMRLRVLRESLKEFNCTHSPMFAEQFARVTERMSVQEELDRLLFLVSDQSLSLLPEYHQRIKVLESLQYIDSSGAVQLKGRVACQISSHELLLTELLFENVLSPLAPEESAALLSCLVFTQNTQVEPHITNTLQEGIDRVLSVAQRIGELQRNCGIAQTAEEFVGQFKFGLTEVVYCWARGMPFAEIALLTDVQEGTVVRCIQRLDEVLKEVRQAARIVGDSVLGSKMEKASLAVRRDIVFTASLYTH, encoded by the exons ATGGACAGAATAA atGTGGCCCCTGTGGGCCCTATGGACCTGCCACTGTCTCTGCTGGAGATGGGATGCTCTGGCAGGTTTGAGCTCATCACACATCCCCTTCCTGGGCAACCTCTACCTCCACACAGCACG CTCCCGCATGGGCTTCCTCCCACCAGCCTGAACCTGGAGACAGAAGTTGAAAACCAGTTTTTGCGGGACCCTGTCTGGCTTCCTGTTCACGACACTGACTTTGCCTTCCAGAAGTTTCTCAA GGTCACAAAGAGAGAGCCTAATGTTGACTCTTTACTCAACTGCACTCAGTCTCCGCTTCACTCAGGTCTCTCAGTCGTGAGAGATCCAACCACTGGAATGCTGCTGGATTTCAAAGAG GTTTTACAGGAGAACACTGGCCTCTCGGCTAAAAACTCACTTTCATTACATCGTCAACCTGGGCCTCCTTCTGAGAGCCTTCGTGGAAGCAACACTAACTACCCCTTCCTTCCTG GAGGAATGGAGGAGCTTACGCTGGAACAAATCAAGAAGAAATCAGAGTTGGAGCAGGACATAGACTTTGAGAATG ATTTGCTCAAAATCCCTCCTGGTTTTAAAGCTGGAATAGACTTCTCTGACAAAG ATGCCAAAATAGCAAAGCCTGAAGTGAACCTTATGTCCCTCCTGTCCACATTTGTGGACATTGTTGACTTACAACCTGAGGCGGAGGAAAAGCAGGAAGGCAAAGGAGGTGAAAAGTCTCCTAAACTCCCCAGAACAAATAGTCTTGAAGATCTAGGCATCAAG GATGCTGTTTCATCCTCCACTCCCTCAGAGAATGGAAAAGATGAGAAATCAAAGCCAAAAGAGAAtccagagaagaaaaagaaatgggcCATCCCTGTCGACGTAGCTTCACCCTGTGATGATTTCTACAAACGCATTCCCAACCCAGCTTTCAAG TGGCCGTTTGAGCTGGACACTTTCCAGAAACAAGCGGTGCTGAGGCTGGAGGCCCACGACTCTGTATTTGTCGCTGCGCACACATCAGCTGGCAAAACAGTGGTGGCCGAGTATGCCATCGCTCTCTCGCAGAAACACATGACACG GACCATCTACACATCCCCCATCAAAGCATTGTCCAATCAGAAGTTCAGGGACTTTAAGAACACCTTCGGGGATGTGGGACTCCTGACAGGCGATGTCCAGCTCAGTCCTGAATCTTCATGCCTCATCATGACCACTGAGATCCTCAG GTCAATGCTTTACAACGGCTCTGAGGTCATCAGAGACTTGGAGTGGGTGATCTTTGACGAGGTTCATTACATCAATGACGCTGAG AGGGGCGTCGTGTGGGAGGAGGTTTTGATTATGCTTCCTGATCACGTCAGTATCATTCTCCTCAGTGCCACAGTGCCAAACGCTGTGGAGTTTAGCGATTGGATCGG TCGCATCAAGAAGAGGCATATTTATGTGATCAGCACAATGAAGAGGCCTGTGCCTTTGGAGCATTATCTGTTCACTGGAAACAGCACCAAGACCCAGAAAGAGATGTTTCTGCTTGTGGATGCTACAGGCAACTTCCTCACGAAAGG GTACTATGCAGCCGTTGATGCCAAAAAGGAGCGGACCAGCAAACACGCACAATCCTTTGGCACAAGAAATACTTCTCAAAACACTTCAGCCAGTCAG GACCGAACAGTGTGGCTCACCCTCCTGCACTTCCTGTCCCAGCGACAGCAGACCCCGGTAGTGGCGTTCACCTTCTCGCGAACACGCTGTGATGACAATGCCCGCTCCCTGGACTCCATGGATCTGACCACGTCCATAGAGAAGGCAGAGATCCACTCTTTCTTCCAGAAGAGCCTGAGTCGCCTCCGGGGAGGAGATAGACAGCTGCCTCAG ATCTTGATCATGAGGGATCTGTTGAAGAGGGGAATAGCAGTTCATCACAGCGGAATCCTGCCAATACTAAAGGAGGTCATTGAGATGCTCTTCTCAAGAGGGCTTGTAAAA GTGCTGTTTGCCACAGAGACATTTGCGATGGGAGTGAACATGCCTGCCAGGACTGTGGTGTTCGACAGCATCAGGAAACACGACGGGACCGGCTTTAGGAATTTGCTGCCAG GCGAATATATTCAGATGGCGGGCAGAGCAGGGAGGAGAGGACTGGACGCCACAGGCACCGTCATTATCCTGTGTAAAGCCGGCGTTCATGAGATGGCAGATCTGCATGTCATGATGCTG GGTAAACCCACTATCCTCCAGTCTCAATTCAGACTGACCTACACTATGATCCTCAACCTGCTGCGAGTCGAAGCCCTCCGTGTGACCGACATGATGAGGAGGAGCTTCTCCGAATGCCACAGAGACACGCAG AGTCAAGAGACACGGATCAGTCAGCTGAAGCAGACTCTGTCCTCTCTGCCCCCTCTGGACACGGAGGGCCAGCTGTCCGACCTGACGTCGTACTACCACACAGTGACGGAACTCCGAACCACCACCGAAGCCCTCCAA CGCGCTATGCTGGAGTCGGTGAACGGGCTGAAAGCTCTGTCTGTGGGTCGAGTTGTGGTGGTTAACAACAAGCAGCATCTCAACGCCCTCGGAGTTATCCTACAG GTGTCCAGTGACTCAGTGAATCGCGCCTTCACAACTCTGATCATCTGTGAGAAAGGCAATgaggaaggagaaggaaaagCCAGCAACACCTCTTTGCCTCACCTCTACAACACAGCTCTGTTTGTACCTGAAG GTCCTTGCAGCCACACAGTCCAGAAGCTGAAGTTTCAGGACATTTCAGGCATCACAGTGAAAACCCTCAAAGTGATTCCTGACAGGATCATTGACAACTACAACAAGAGGCAACAACCGCGGTTCAG ACTTGACCCTCCGGGCCAAGCTATCTCCACGGCGACCCAGGAGCTCCTGCGATTGGCTGAGGCCAACCCGGGGGGAATAGCGGCCCTCGACCCCGTGAACGACCTCCAGCTGAAGGGCGTGGATGTGGTGGAGAACTCCATGAGACTACGTGTGCTGCGGGAGAGTCTCAAAGAGTTCAACTGCACCCACTCGCCCATGTTCGcagagcag TTTGCTCGGGTTACGGAGAGGATGAGCgtgcaggaggagctggacaGGCTGCTGTTCCTGGTGTCGGatcagtctctgtctctgttgccTGAATATCACCAGAGGATCAAG GTCCTCGAGTCCCTGCAGTACATCGACAGCAGCGGCGCGGTGCAGCTGAAAGGCCGCGTCGCCTGTCAGATCAGCAGCCACGAGCTGCTGCTGACCGAGCTGCTGTTCGAGAACGTCCTGAGTCCACTGGCGCCCGAAGAGAGCGCCGCCCTGCTGTCCTGTTTGGTGTTCACACAGAACACGCAGGTGGAACCGCACATTACTAACACGCTGCaggag ggCATTGATCGGGTGCTGTCAGTGGCCCAGCGAATCGGAGAGCTGCAGAGGAATTGTGGGATAGCGCAGACGGCTGAGGAGTTTGTCGGCCAGTTCAAGTTTGGTCTGACGGAGGTTGTGTACTGCTGGGCCAGAGGCATG CCGTTTGCAGAAATCGCCCTGCTCACAGACGTGCAGGAGGGCACGGTGGTCCGCTGCATCCAGCGCCTGGACGAGGTCCTGAAGGAGGTGCGACAGGCCGCACGCATCGTGGGGGACTCCGTCCTGGGAAGCAAGATGGAGAAGGCGTCCCTGGCCGTCCGCAGGGACATCGTCTTCACCGCCTCCCTTTACACCCACTGA